One Trichoderma atroviride chromosome 7, complete sequence DNA segment encodes these proteins:
- a CDS encoding uncharacterized protein (EggNog:ENOG41) → MYPVSATFDILPEIRNTIVVYKTVRSKFKIFRHYSSEIERIQKLFSAQRGCFLNEIELLLRLVLDDPAAIDDMMKNPEDTRTQWNSYLDGKNVQTLFGRNLSLLRDVIFDIGASITALQNTFQCFLPLEEEKERDEKLKSKPLKDAMRKLRKRVQITIEKTSFEDKISNLENLNGELIRLRRQVNELQAPSCCAIKRSDRARRLPAEFGAYGSIRRASKALHEGLTATWSEAEVPNLRHLVKLFLDAKADTEVQMEIAILCCDDVLQQRPLLETSLTRVQVRSRTMGSIAWSGASLILPTTQRDETRSGREKRQKVRFASISDSSDIASEASPAASAVSVATSQSSVAPLDDPQLTGHFCSELSRRYSVPNIACSKEGLGHIDGGTQETFRHCFFPWPKESHCNSMGLDNVMPMDEALGQSAHNRLDIVSQLRLAHRLVSAVLKFNATPWLKELWNVGDLAFFRQGDDLTESLQTLHFGVELTHNAPGSEDTAMEVESPASVVHLSIEDAQYKHGVRNVTLYSLGAALLAIGRWERVAHSDIEGIRRLASQRSYLGPVYQELTQKVLDCDFGYGKDLKKPRLQEAIYEMVILELESMIASLDISRD, encoded by the exons ATGTATCCCGTATCGGCTACATTTGACATTCTGCCCGAAATCCGAAATACAATTGTTGTTTACAAAACTGTTCGCTCAAAATTTAAGATATTCCGTCATTACTCCTCCGAAATCGAGCGAATACAGAAGCTGTTTAGTGCCCAGCGCGGTTGCTTTCTCAATGAGATAGAGTTGCTACTTCGGCTAGTCCTAGATGACCCGGCTGCTATCGATGACATGATGAAAAACCCGGAGGACACGCGTACTCAATGGAACTCTTACCTAGATGGAAAGAATGTACAAACTTTGTTTGGGAGAAACCTCTCGTTGCTGAGAGATGTCATCTTTGACATTGGCGCGAGCATTACGGCCCTACAGAACACATTCCAATGTTTTCTGCCtctggaggaagaaaaagagcga GATGAAAAGCTCAAATCAAAGCCCTTGAAGGATGCTATGCGAAAACTGAGAAAACGAGTCCAAATCACTATCGAGAAGACGAGTTTCGAAGACAAAATATCCAACCTCGAGAATTTGAACGGCGAGTTAATACGACTTCGAAGACAAGTAAACGAGCTCCAGGCACCATCATGCTGCGCAATCAAGAGGTCCGACAGAGCACGAAGACTGCCAGCAGAGTTTGGGGCATACGGATCTATACGACGCGCATCAAAAGCTCTCCACGAAGGTCTCACAGCGACCTGGTCAGAAGCAGAGGTGCCAAACCTTCGGCACCTTGTCAAACTGTTTCTAGATGCCAAGGCAGATACTGAAGTACAGATGGAAATTGCTATTCTGTGTTGTGATGACGTGTTGCAACAACGGCCGCTGCTTGAAACAAGCTTAACGCGAGTACAAGTCAGATCAAGAACCATGGGTTCTATCGCCTGGTCTGGAGCAAGTCTGATACTTCCGACAACACAGAGAGATGAAACACGGAGTGGCCGGGAAAAGCGTCAGAAGGTGAGATTTGCTAGTATCAGTGACAGCTCTGATATCGCGAGCGAGGCTTCACCGGCAGCATCTGCTGTCTCTGTAGCCACTTCGCAGTCATCAGTTGCTCCTCTAGATGACCCACAGCTCACTGGGCATTTTTGCTCGGAGCTTTCAAGACGCTATTCAGTCCCAAACATAGCATGTAGCAAAGAAGGTCTGGGGCATATTGATGGTGGCACACAAGAAACATTTCGCCATTGCTTCTTCCCCTGGCCAAAAGAATCTCATTGCAATAGTATGGGATTAGACAACGTGATGCCTATGGATGAAGCACTTGGACAATCTGCACATAATAGGCTTGACATTGTCAGCCAGCTGCGGTTAGCTCACCGTCTCGTTTCCGCGGTGCTCAAGTTCAATGCGACGCCTTGGCTCAAGGAATTGTGGAATGTGGGAGACCTCGCATTTTTTCGACAAGGAGATGACTTGACAGAATCTCTTCAAACATTACACTTTGGAGTAGAGTTGACTCATAACGCGCCCGGCTCGGAAGATACTGCAATGGAAGTTGAATCACCCGCCAGCGTAGTACATCTTTCCATCGAAGACGCACAATACAAACACGGTGTGCGCAACGTAACGCTATACAGCTTGGGAGCTGCCCTCTTGGCTATTGGAAGATGGGAACGTGTGGCTCACAGTGACATTGAGGGGATTCGACGACTTGCATCACAACGATCTTATCTGGGACCAGTCTACCAAGAACTC